A genome region from Coffea arabica cultivar ET-39 chromosome 7e, Coffea Arabica ET-39 HiFi, whole genome shotgun sequence includes the following:
- the LOC140011235 gene encoding uncharacterized protein — MVVVEAMNKAGGLALLWKEEVKVLQVLKTAFTIEAHVVDLENNSDLWFVGIYASCDNHIRKQQWNVIERRKSLWGERWLLAGDFNDIISNEEKWGGICRQETSFQDFKQFINGNQLMDIGFTGHPWTWCNNWKDTGEIKQRLDRGLCSFSWSQVYENVVCRHIDSYASDHSILIIDTKPNFSPRRKRFYFDKRWLQRADIRDVIREA, encoded by the coding sequence ATGGTTGTTGTTGAAGCAATGAACAAGGCAGGTGGGCTCGCCCTACTTTGGAAAGAGGAAGTAAAGGTTCTTCAGGTATTGAAGACTGCATTCACCATAGAGGCGCATGTGGTGGATTTGGAAAATAATTCTGATTTGTGGTTTGTCGGCATTTATGCGAGTTGCGACAATCACATTAGGAAACAACAGTGGAATGTCATTGAAAGAAGGAAATCACTGTGGGGAGAAAGATGGCTCTTAGCTGGTGACTTTAATGATATCATCTCCAACGAAGAGAAATGGGGTGGTATTTGCAGACaggaaacaagttttcaggattTCAAGCAATTCATTAATGGAAATCAACTTATGGATATTGGATTCACTGGACATCCATGGACTTGGTGTAACAATTGGAAGGATACGGGGGAGATCAAACAGCGATTAGATAGGGGTCTTTGTAGTTTCTCTTGGTCACAGGTTTATGAGAACGTAGTGTGCAGACATATAGATTCTTATGCATCTGATCACAGCATTTTGATCATAGACACTAAGCCGAACTTTAGTCCGCGGCGTAAAAGATTTTACTTTGACAAGAGGTGGCTACAAAGAGCAGACATTAGGGATGTGATCAGGGAGGCGTGA
- the LOC113700551 gene encoding uncharacterized mitochondrial protein AtMg00310-like, with the protein MPTYTMSCFKVPSKLCKEISSLMSNFWWGDINGKNKIHWCSWRKITQEKDKGGLGFKDLEAFNTALLGKQVWRLITQPNLLVSQVMRSKYSRTSIFRCKVPNNASWLWRSLMSARHVVEQGTRRRIGNGKNTHIWEDSWLPDTINGRVTTCRATDGGLQKVADLICQRRWNRNLVFQTFNTKDVDRILSIPISLADREDSHFWLHGVDGNYSVNSGYKVLMAGKETKQKTNQNDSTTSWEHQSKKIWKQLWSLKIKHKQKIFLSLEMSKQCSSGQRYHLW; encoded by the coding sequence ATGCCTACTTATACTATGTCATGCTTCAAGgtgccatccaaattgtgcaaggAAATCAGTTCACTCATGTCAAACTTTTGGTGGGGAGACATcaatggaaaaaataaaattcattgGTGTTCCTGGAGAAAGATCACTCAGGAGAAGGACAAGGGGGGTTTAGGATTCAAGGATTTGGAGGCCTTTAACACTGCATTACTTGGTAAACAGGTTTGGCGTTTGATTACTCAACCCAACCTGTTAGTTAGCCAAGTAATGCGGTCTAAGTACTCCAGAACTTCAATATTCAGGTGTAAAGTCCCCAATAATGCCTCATGGTTATGGAGAAGTCTGATGAGCGCGAGACACGTGGTGGAACAAGGCACTAGAAGACGGATTGGTAATGGAAAGAATACACATATCTGGGAAGATAGCTGGCTTCCGGACACAATAAATGGGAGAGTAACTACTTGCAGAGCTACGGATGGTGGACTGCAGAAAGTAGCAGATTTGATTTGCCAAAGAAGATGGAACCGCAATTTGGTTTTCCAAACTTTTAACACCAAAGATGTGGACAGAATTTTGAGTATCCCAATCAGTCTAGCTGACAGGGAAGATTCTCATTTTTGGTTACATGGTGTGGATGGGAATTACTCCGTCAATTCAGGGTATAAGGTGCTGATGGCTGGCAAAGAAACCAAGCAGAAAACAAATCAGAATGACAGCACTACTAGTTGGGAGCATCAGTCTAAGAAGATTTGGAAGCAATTGTGGAGCTTAAAGATTAAGCATAAACAGAAAATATTTCTTTCTCTGGAAATGTCTAAACAATGCTCTTCCGGTCAGAGATATCATCTATGGTAG
- the LOC113700552 gene encoding annexin Gh1 has translation MASSVQGCRKYRVDSECLNAFFTGNCALKRKLVEILTSRTMQEMELIRQTYSAVYNQDILHALSNVRRNDPFANMVYLRINEPQERDAELMRDSLFGWNKVNLNVLIELLCTRSSSQLSSIKQAYCNRYGSNIEQDVSQKISGNFKEILLAVLKSSNKSASRVDISMAMCDAKTLYEAVESGSSVDWKTIMSTFSSRNTEQIKAILLSYKELYGHEFSKFLKSNKCGNFGKDLRFVVRGIQSPAKFFSRQLRGAMQRGDTKEVMARIVVTRLDDDIKEINNVFAAKTGWSLGNLVKREFKDSGSQRNSSNVLMAEFLLALLKYT, from the exons ATGGCAAGTTCAGTTCAAGGCTGTAGGAAGTATCGAGTGGACAGTGAATGCCTAAATGCTTTTTTCACTG GCAATTGTGCACTTAAACGAAAGCTCGTGGAGATCCTCACAAGTCGAACCATGCAAGAAATGGAACTTATTCGGCAAACGTATTCAGCTGTCTATAACCAAGATATTCTTCATGCTTTATCTAACGTTCGAAGAAACGATCCTTTTGCT AATATGGTTTATCTTCGCATAAATGAGCCACAAGAGCGTGATGCAGAGCTGATGAGGGATTCATTGTTTGGATGGAATAAGGTGAACCTCAATGTTCTGATTGAGTTACTGTGCACTCGATCTTCTAGCCAACTTTCTTCAATCAAGCAAGCCTACTGCAACCGTTATGGTTCCAACATTGAGCAAGATGTTTCCCAGAAAATTTCTGGCAACTTCAAAGAG ATTCTTCTGGCAGTACTAAAATCAAGCAACAAAAGTGCAAGCAGAGTTGATATCAGCATGGCCATGTGTGATGCCAAGACACTTTACGAAGCTGTGGAGAGTGGAAGTTCGGTTGACTGGAAGACCATCATGTCCACTTTCAGCAGTAGAAATACAGAACAAATCAAAGCCATATTACTTTCTTACAAAGAACTCTACGGCCAtgaattttccaaatttctcaaGTCCAATAAGTGTGGAAATTTTGGCAAAGACCTCAGGTTTGTGGTCAGGGGAATTCAATCTCCTGCAAAGTTTTTCTCCAGGCAACTAAGAGGAGCAATGCAGAGGGGTGATACTAAAGAGGTCATGGCTAGAATAGTAGTCACGAGATTGGATGATGATATCAAAGAAATAAACAATGTTTTTGCTGCTAAAACTGGATGGTCTCTGGGAAATCTCGTTAAAAGGGAGTTCAAGGATTCTGGAAGCCAAAGAAATAGTAGTAATGTATTGATGGCAGAATTTCTTCTTGCCTTGCTAAAGTATACTTGA